In Populus alba chromosome 1, ASM523922v2, whole genome shotgun sequence, a single window of DNA contains:
- the LOC118055401 gene encoding probable lactoylglutathione lyase, chloroplastic has product MPSLDYGVDSHAIGAGFGHFGIADEDEISYKLNFLSVIKAKRGKVTREPGLGGSRVIAFIEDPDGYKFELLERGPTTESLCQGMLRVSDLDRETFCDVIGSPYYVAPVDLKLVYDRIAPDIPPDSALYCN; this is encoded by the exons ATGCCTTCGTTGG ATTATGGAGTTGACAGCCATGCTATTGGAGCTGGATTTGGACATTTTGGCATTGCAGATGAGGATGAAATTTCCTATAAGCTAAACTTTCTTTCTG TCATAAAGGCCAAGCGTGGCAAAGTGACCAGAGAACCTGGTCTTGGTGGCAGTAGAGTTATTGCTTTTATTGAAGATCCTGATGGTTATAAGTTTGAACTTTTGGAAAGGGGACCTACAACTGAGTCGCTCTGTCAGGGCATGCTTCGTGTTAGTGATCTTGATC GTGAAACTTTTTGTGATGTTATTGGGAGTCCATACTATGTTGCACCAGTGGACCTGAAGCTGGTGTATGATAGAATTGCCCCAGATATTCCACCTGATTCTGCTTTGTATTGCAACTGA